In Microbacterium enclense, one genomic interval encodes:
- a CDS encoding YciI-like protein, with product MTHAVLQYTYGDDYLESREQFRSAHLLLAWAAVDRGELLLGGAAGTGPYEGLLVFQGDDAVQSATAFASADPYVTSGLVKSWTVRPWATVVGVDAATPLRP from the coding sequence ATGACGCACGCGGTTCTCCAGTACACCTACGGCGATGACTACCTGGAATCTCGAGAGCAGTTCCGCTCGGCGCATCTGCTTCTCGCATGGGCTGCGGTCGACCGCGGGGAGCTGTTGCTCGGAGGCGCAGCCGGAACAGGGCCGTACGAAGGGCTGCTCGTCTTCCAGGGGGATGACGCGGTGCAGTCGGCGACCGCCTTCGCGTCGGCAGACCCGTACGTCACGTCGGGGCTGGTGAAATCGTGGACCGTCCGGCCGTGGGCCACCGTGGTCGGCGTCGACGCCGCGACGCCCCTTCGACCCTGA
- a CDS encoding GNAT family N-acetyltransferase, with the protein MPDREKASPPMRTVRPLDASTWAAFEELCVASNSYPSGCWCIGFHEEGTTRDATCNRERKHARVVSGTAHAALVLDDGRCIGWCQYGPATEVVRIKNRRQYDASQDGPLPDWRIGCVYARTGHRRQGVAAFALDGALRMIAAAGGGRVEGYPEPADAVPAGFLFHGALSTFERAGFVRTRSIGKHRWVVTKTIEPASTAIRGR; encoded by the coding sequence ATGCCTGATCGTGAGAAGGCGAGCCCACCGATGCGCACCGTACGCCCCCTCGACGCCTCCACCTGGGCGGCCTTCGAGGAACTGTGCGTGGCGAGCAACAGCTACCCGAGCGGATGCTGGTGCATCGGCTTCCACGAGGAGGGCACCACACGGGATGCCACATGCAACCGTGAGCGGAAACACGCGCGCGTCGTCTCAGGAACGGCGCACGCGGCCCTGGTGCTCGACGACGGGCGTTGCATCGGATGGTGCCAGTACGGCCCCGCAACCGAGGTCGTCCGGATCAAGAATCGGAGACAGTACGACGCCTCGCAGGACGGGCCCCTCCCCGATTGGCGCATCGGGTGCGTCTACGCGCGGACAGGGCATCGTCGACAGGGTGTCGCTGCGTTTGCTCTCGACGGCGCTCTGCGAATGATCGCCGCAGCAGGGGGCGGCAGGGTCGAGGGCTACCCCGAACCGGCCGACGCCGTCCCCGCGGGATTCCTCTTCCACGGCGCGCTGTCCACCTTCGAGCGTGCGGGCTTCGTCCGCACCCGATCGATCGGCAAACACCGATGGGTCGTGACGAAGACGATCGAGCCCGCGTCGACCGCCATTCGCGGGCGCTGA
- a CDS encoding putative quinol monooxygenase gives MTFVNVGTLGTRPGKRDEVVAILTRRNPQLEEAGCLMYEVGINDAVPDTVFVAELWTSPEAHHASLQLDFVRAAIAEAMPLLSGEMSGSRFAVSGSPLRD, from the coding sequence ATGACTTTCGTGAACGTGGGAACGCTCGGGACTCGACCCGGTAAGAGGGACGAGGTCGTGGCGATCCTGACGCGTCGCAACCCCCAGCTGGAGGAAGCTGGTTGTCTGATGTACGAGGTCGGTATCAACGATGCCGTCCCCGACACCGTCTTCGTTGCCGAGCTCTGGACGTCTCCCGAAGCCCACCACGCCTCGCTGCAACTCGACTTCGTGCGCGCGGCCATCGCCGAGGCCATGCCGCTGTTGTCGGGCGAGATGAGCGGAAGCCGATTCGCCGTCTCGGGATCACCGCTGCGCGACTGA